In Xyrauchen texanus isolate HMW12.3.18 chromosome 35, RBS_HiC_50CHRs, whole genome shotgun sequence, one DNA window encodes the following:
- the LOC127628608 gene encoding protein transport protein Sec16A-like isoform X2 has protein sequence MQPPPRTTPLGASGPPPASGGSNAFRRNRPYKHGAAAAMTTAAPPTQPVADPFAFGRQGLSPLAVGSQAPPTNSNPLPMQAPPMTGFNPNARPQGPPPGAQTASPGPPPRIFTPQPVPPGPGPGPGSNPPPAEPGYFNSQEHMPYIAQLPNPAPTLSSNTSHPPSTAPTPPVQTPMPFQSHPTPPVQSHWVPDYGSRPPSVQNYFQPTSDLPPQHFHSQAPPLVPSPHTAPPLTQPPRNQGLPAPPNVTGFTATPQQNSHFSAQNYFSQSGGPSDPWFSQNPPLRACPVPYSEAPSDPGMLSVFFRGNDVENKETLSGEGRVNGVSHNSHLMAELSPPYLNDSGNIRAGAGPCDSVENLECVPNQEVLPSEQPPSHAFMTVPNLETPDSTPRLARSASVSSSYSNVSHSSEHVPLSGGHGPLSGGHGPHSVTCRQQSVVETFIQQESPHPPDHPPLHPSTGGYFEQVDSNTAAEASPTFLTPSPPKPVGVFQASANSSFEPVRSHNVGVRPAEIDRARMVMEKCGRDVQPGNLEQPPDNLETIYLAERRPSSRAQGARRPSESPATTLWAQNDTSSLGANILLAPAAPSLAATFVPTHPAEVIQPPEDGPLDLHPPKPHPQLPSENLENPPDSNPQAGLGYASLLVATPPVEALNQPVVIAPPSSNYNLNSSQNPTQPSNQKCLQEAATPIHPPSQPSMTNQMAQISTSQPQPLFSHTPENLNPSYTQGVLNLTRDTKDTPPSVQATHPALSRVQSHSLSFLPSVSQAPPSVSQAPPSAAATNHNQASNYELLDFSMHQPLSANQVSGPAISPSSHPSASVNNTPGFYLQVTKDAQLGGQPDSEAKLLQQTSYPPRPSSNPPDNDLTRPSHPAHPPPAQYQPPIQAPPTHPGAPPTGPGSVPPSYPPQSVNIAPQEPQRPPSALGGQPGYGTTPAMPLGPGYPGYYPGTYPEWTQDGRLPYPPQYPMGPRTQSHYQNDPYRRTDPRYGWYDGQNSNFPEGERQQERPSSRPSSRTSQYSDRPNSRQGYPEDASRFSRSAYDEYYANWYKTYYDAYGDRSWWYDPNAAYDPRYYSWPYGYDPDAGRRREVYDNPQYPSRGREVYNDQWQYHPGCDKSFDDDGCWRDPYADDTDRRSVHSERSVHSVHSSHSRRSSFSSRSQQSQPDLVNTAYGVTGTTLYSQYPDHSEATTYSQIPHTEDNTWTAPEQPPPRPLTPEKFSIPHLCARFGPAGQLILVQPNLPAAGQPTLVEIHSMETILQDSPEQSELRSFPGPLVKEETHKVDVIKFAQNKAQECLRNDGLIDKDSAYLIWEFIVLLCRQNGTVVGTDIADLLLKEHRSVWFPGKSPNEANLIDFNNDAIERSEEEEAGPISLLSDTFMGVPENVGKETERFRELLLFGRKKDALEAAMKNGLWGHALLLASKMDNRTHARVMTRFANSLPINDPLQTVYQLMSGRMPAAATCCGDEKWGDWRPHLAMVLSNLTHTLDLDTRTISTMGDTLASKGLVDAAHFCYLMAQVGFGVFTKKSTKMVLIGSNHSLPFLKFCSTEAIQRTESYEYSQSLCSQPLSLPNFQVFKFIYACRLAESGLCAQAFHYCEVISRALLRVPEYYSSVFISQLIQMSVRLRFFDPQLKERPEQEMFIEPDWLIYLRQLDGQIKEGVIAFRADRGTPQLYGCSTPTSEDQCSPPDASHLTSDPHNPLMTTLVPSAGVQLVPPAPPTILHEGAVTLPQTLPPAESVPFYPVAPQPNFVAPYQPETHEQYTPMPPQIPSQRPPQTPTYNPTEMPPQMPTGMPPQMSPTMPVAQTVMAPSSPQQFPQSVQTFPPPQGKDFYDEMAGMGMGRRPRTTSQSSANMNSGHRSRTTSESSNYSGRERSSSVVLNTFPPPQPIPEAPPQEEPKKTKKDSPRKGGGGGGSWLTWLYPKRKNEAHLPDDKNKSIVWDEKKKKWVNLEEPEEESKPPPPPPTSFPKVPMGSPGAGPPAMGGPGAGPPAMGGPGARPPVNMFSRRAGTKSRYVDVLNPGRGGSKPAAAVRPPADLFAPLAPMAMPANLFTPAAAIDEQQPMEGSVPDASGENTEQTGATVPQMFNPNALPPGPEGTQSGELSRSSSMSSLSREVSQHLNQVPSQPPAQGAPPTGGVTFYNPSQFAQSVPQSHARQGRLGQREYPTLK, from the exons ATGCAACCTCCTCCTCGGACAACTCCCCTTGGAGCTAGTGGACCTCCGCCTGCCTCCGGTGGTTCCAATGCCTTCAGAAGAAACAGACCCTACAAGCATGGCGCTGCAGCTGCTATGACAACTGCTGCCCCACCCACCCAGCCAGTGGCTGATCCATTTGCCTTTGGCAGACAAGGTCTTTCTCCTTTGGCTGTGGGCAGTCAAGCTCCCCCCACAAACAGCAACCCACTTCCTATGCAAGCCCCTCCAATGACAGGGTTCAACCCGAATGCTCGACCACAAGGGCCACCACCAGGAGCACAGACTGCCTCACCTGGCCCCCCACCAAGAATTTTTACACCACAACCTGTTCCTCCAGGGCCTGGGCCAGGGCCAGGCTCCAACCCTCCTCCTGCAGAGCCAGGATACTTTAATTCTCAAGAACATATGCCCTATATTGCACAGTTGCCTAATCCAGCCCCTACTTTAAGTTCTAACACATCCCATCCTCCTTCCACAGCCCCAACACCCCCAGTTCAAACTCCAATGCCTTTTCAGTCCCACCCAACACCCCCAGTCCAATCTCACTGGGTACCTGATTACGGAAGCCGCCCACCTTCCGTTCAGAACTACTTTCAGCCAACCAGTGATCTACCACCTCAGCATTTCCATTCTCAAGCCCCTCCCCTTGTGCCCTCTCCCCACACAGCCCCTCCCTTGACACAGCCCCCTCGGAATCAAGGTCTGCCAGCTCCACCAAATGTGACTGGGTTCACTGCAACTCCGCAACAGAACTCCCACTTCTCAGCCCAGAATTATTTCAGTCAATCAGGTGGACCCTCAGATCCATGGTTCAGTCAGAACCCGCCACTGCGTGCCTGCCCTGTTCCCTACTCAGAAGCACCTAGTGACCCTGGAATGCTTTCAGTATTCTTTCGGGGTAATGATGTAGAAAATAAGGAGACACTTTCAGGGGAGGGGCGTGTAAATGGGGTTTCTCACAACTCCCACTTAATGGCTGAGTTGTCTCCTCCGTATTTGAATGACAGTGGTAACATTCGAGCTGGTGCAGGGCCATGCGATTCGGTGGAGAATCTAGAATGTGTTCCAAACCAGGAAGTGCTGCCTAGTGAACAACCACCAAGCCATGCCTTCATGACGGTCCCTAACTTGGAGACACCTGACTCTACTCCTCGTCTTGCCCGCTCAGCAAGTGTCTCATCAAGCTATAGTAATGTCAGTCACAGCAGCGAACACGTTCCTCTCAGCGGCGGACACGGTCCTCTCAGCGGCGGACACGGTCCTCACAGTGTCACTTGCCGACAACAAAGTGTAGTGGAAACATTTATCCAACAGGAGAGCCCTCACCCACCAGATCACCCTCCTTTGCACCCCTCCACTGGTGGGTACTTTGAACAAGTAGACTCCAACACAGCTGCAGAGGCAAGTCCAACCTTCCTCACTCCTAGTCCTCCTAAGCCAGTTGGTGTGTTCCAGGCAAGTGCAAATTCTTCCTTTGAGCCTGTCCGCTCACATAATGTAGGTGTTCGGCCTGCAGAGATTGATCGTGCACGTATGGTCATGGAGAAGTGTGGACGTGACGTACAACCTGGCAACCTAGAACAGCCCCCAGACAACTTGGAGACCATTTACCTAGCAGAACGCCGACCCTCATCTCGAGCTCAGGGTGCACGACGCCCCAGTGAGAGCCCTGCTACTACACTATGGGCTCAAAATGACACTTCTAGTCTAGGTGCAAACATCCTGTTAGCCCCTGCAGCACCCTCTCTGGCTGCAACATTTGTTCCAACACATCCAGCTGAAGTCATCCAGCCACCGGAGGATGGGCCCCTTGATTTACATCCACCTAAGCCCCACCCACAACTTCCCTCTGAAAACCTGGAGAACCCGCCGGACTCCAACCCTCAGGCAGGTTTAGGATATGCCTCCTTGCTAGTAGCTACACCTCCCGTAGAGGCCCTGAACCAGCCTGTGGTGATTGCTCCACCTTCCTctaattacaatttgaattccTCTCAAAATCCCACACAACCATCCAATCAAAAATGTCTTCAAGAGGCAGCCACACCTATTCACCCACCCTCTCAGCCATCTATGACCAATCAAATGGCTCAGATTTCAACCAGTCAGCCTCAGCCTCTTTTCTCTCATACACCAGAAAACTTAAATCCTTCTTACACCCAAGGTGTCTTGAATCTAACACGAGACACCAAAGATACTCCACCATCTGTTCAAGCAACCCACCCTGCTCTCTCAAGGGTGCAGTCTCATAGCCTATCTTTTCTGCCTTCTGTTTCCCAAGCTCCGCCTTCTGTTTCCCAAGCTCCACCTTCTGCCGCTGCCACCAATCACAATCAGGCTTCAAATTATGAACTGCTTGATTTTTCTATGCATCAACCACTGTCTGCAAATCAGGTCTCAGGCCCGGCTATTTCTCCATCATCTCATCCTTCAGCCTCGGTGAATAACACACCTGGCTTTTACCTACAGGTCACCAAAGATGCGCAGCTGGGAGGGCAGCCTGACAGCGAGGCTAAGCTCCTTCAGCAGACCTCTTACCCCCCTCGACCCTCCAGTAACCCACCCGACAACGACCTTACTCGCCCCTCCCACCCAGCCCATCCACCTCCTGCTCAGTACCAGCCTCCTATACAGGCCCCTCCCACTCATCCTGGAGCCCCTCCCACTGGGCCTGGATCTGTTCCACCATCTTATCCACCCCAGTCAGTGAACATCGCTCCTCAAGAACCTCAAAGACCTCCTTCAGCCCTAGGTGGTCAGCCCGGTTATGGCACTACTCCTGCGATGCCCCTTGGTCCAGGCTATCCAGGGTACTACCCAGGGACCTACCCAGAGTGGACCCAGGATGGAAGACTGCCATACCCACCCCAGTACCCAATGGGCCCAAGAACTCAGAGCCACTATCAG AATGATCCCTACCGTAGAACAGATCCTCGATATGGCTGGTATGATGGTCAAAATTCCAATTTCCCAGAGGGTGAACGTCAACAAGAGAGGCCGAGTTCTAGGCCTAGTTCTAGAACCAGTCAATATTCTGACAGACCTAACTCCAG GCAGGGGTATCCAGAAGACGCTTCTAGATTCAGCCGTAGTGCCTATGATGAGTACTATGCAAACTGGTATAAGACATACTATGATGCCTATGGAG ataggAGCTGGTGGTATGATCCAAATGCTGCATATGACCCACGCTACTATAGCTGGCCATATGGGTATGACCCTGATGCTGGCAGAAGAAGAGAAGTGTATGACAACCCCCAATATCCAAGCAG GGGAAGAGAGGTATACAATGACCAATGGCAGTACCACCCTGGTTGCGACAAAAGCTTTGATGATGATGGCTGTTGGCGTGACCCATACGCAGATGATACAGACCGGCGTTCAGTACACAGTGAGCGTTCAGTGCACAGTGTGCATTCCTCACACAGTCGCCGGAGTAGCTTCAGTTCTCGGTCACAACAG AGTCAGCCAGATCTTGTTAACACTGCCTATGGTGTTACTGGGACCACTCTCTACAGCCAGTATCCCGACCATTCAGAAGCCACAACATATAGTCAGATTCCTCATACTGAGGACAACACCTGGACGGCCCCAGAGCAGC CTCCACCAAGGCCATTGACCCCTGAGAAGTTCTCTATTCCTCATCTCTGTGCTCGGTTTGGTCCAGCTGGTCAGCTGATCCTTGTCCAGCCCAACCTGCCAGCTGCTGGTCAACCCACACTCGTGGAAATCCACAGCATGGAG ACGATTCTTCAGGATTCTCCAGAGCAGTCTGAATTGCGTTCCTTCCCCGGTCCACTCGTCAA GGAGGAGACCCATAAGGTGGACGTTATAAAGTTTGCTCAGAACAAAGCCCAAGAGTGTTTGCGAAATGATGGCCTCATCGACAAAGACTCCGCCTACCTCATCTGGGAGTTCATTGTGTTGCTATGTCGCCAGAATGGG ACTGTAGTGGGCACAGACATCGCTGACTTGTTGCTAAAGGAGCATCGCTCTGTCTGGTTTCCGGGGAAATCTCCTAATGAGGCAAATCTCATTGACTTCAACAATGATGCAATAGAGCGCTCTGAGGAAGAGGAGGCGGGGCCAATCTCCCTCCTATCAGACACTTTTATGGGCGTGCCCGAGAATGTCGGCAAGGAGACCGAGCGCTTCAGAGAACTACTACTGTTTGGACGCAAAAAG gatgCGCTGGAGGCTGCTATGAAAAACGGGCTGTGGGGACATGCACTGTTACTAGCCAGCAAGATGGACAACAGAACACATGCCCGGGTCATGACCAG GTTTGCCAACAGCCTGCCGATTAATGACCCATTACAGACCGTTTACCAACTCATGTCAGGAAGAATGCCTGCTGCTgctact TGTTGTGGAGATGAGAAGTGGGGTGACTGGCGCCCCCATCTGGCAATGGTGCTGTCcaacctcacacacactctggaTCTAGACACACGGACCATATCAACCATGGGGGATACATTAG CATCTAAAGGTCTGGTTGACGCAGCGCATTTCTGTTACCTGATGGCTCAGGTGGGATTTGGTGTTTTCACCAAGAAAAGCACAAAGATGGTCCTGATTGGCTCCAATCACAG TTTGCCGTTTTTGAAGTTCTGTTCAACAGAGGCGATTCAACGCACCGAATCGTACGAGTATTCTCAGTCTCTCTGCTCTCAGCCTCTCTCTCTACCCAACTTCCAG GTGTTCAAGTTCATCTACGCGTGTCGATTGGCAGAGTCGGGACTTTGCGCACAAGCCTTCCATTACTGTGAGGTCATCTCACGTGCTCTCTTGAGAGTACCTGAGTACTACTCATCTGTGTTCATCAGTCAGCTCATACAG ATGTCTGTCAGGTTGAGGTTTTTTGACCCACAGTTGAAGGAGAGGCCCGAGCAGGAGATGTTTATAGAGCCCGATTGGTTAATCTATCTCAGACAACTTGATGGACAGATCAag GAAGGTGTTATAGCTTTCAGAGCAGATCGCGGTACACCACAGCTGTACGGCTGTAGTACTCCCACTTCCGAGGACCAGTGCAGCCCACCTGACGCCTCGCATCTGACCTCTGATCCTCACAATCCACTCATGACCACTCTTGTGCCCTCAGCAGGTGTGCAGCTCGTGCCACCAG CCCCTCCCACTATTCTCCATGAAGGGGCGGTCACTCTGCCACAGACCCTGCCTCCTGCTGAAAGCGTTCCATTTTACCCCGTGGCCCCACAGCCAAACTTTGTGGCACCGTACCAGCCTGAAACACATGAGCAATACACACCTATGCCACCTCAAATTCCTTCACAACGGCCCCCGCAAACACCCACCTACAACCCCACAGAAATGCCTCCACAGATGCCCACTGGAATGCCCCCTCAGATGTCCCCAACAATGCCTGTGGCACAAACTGTTATGGCCCCTTCCTCACCTCAGCAGTTCCCTCAGTCTGTTCAGACATTCCCTCCTCCTCAGGGGAAGGACTTCTATGATGAGATGGCAGGCATG GGCATGGGCAGAAGACCTAGAACCACTTCACAGTCGTCAGCGAACATG AATTCAGGTCATCGGTCTCGCACCACGTCAGAGTCGTCCAATTATTCAGGGCGAGAGCGCAGCAGTTCAGTAGTGCTTAATACGTTTCCACCTCCCCAACCCATCCCAGAAGCCCCACCTCAGGAAGAACCCAAGAAGACCAAGAAAGACTCTCCCAGGAAG GGTGGCGGCGGCGGCGGCAGTTGGCTGACCTGGTTGTATCCAAAGCGAAAGAATGAAGCTCATCTACCAGACGACAAGAACAAATCT ATTGTTTGGgatgaaaagaagaagaaatgggTCAATCTGGAAGAACCAGAGGAAGAG AGTAAACCTCCACCCCCTCCACCTACCAGCTTTCCCAAAGTTCCAATGGGCAGTCCAGGGGCGGGTCCTCCTGCAATGGGTGGTCCAGGGGCAGGTCCTCCTGCAATGGGTGGTCCAGGGGCGAGGCCACCTGTGAATATGTTCTCTAGAAGAGCAG gcacTAAGAGTCGCTATGTGGACGTGTTGAATCCTGGTCGTGGAGGCTCTAAACCTGCCGCTGCAGTACGGCCCCCTGCTGACCTGTTTGCTCCTCTCGCACCCATGGCAATGCCAGCCAACCTCTTTACACCtgctgcag CTATAGATGAGCAGCAGCCAATGGAAGGAAGTGTTCCAGACGCCAGTGGGGAAAATACAGAGCAGACTGGTGCCACTGTACCACAG ATGTTTAATCCGAACGCTTTGCCTCCCGGTCCAGAGGGAACCCAATCAGGAGAG CTGTCTCGTTCTAGCTCAATGAGTTCTCTGTCTCGAGAAGTGAGTCAGCACTTAAATCAG GTTCCCAGTCAGCCGCCAGCGCAAGGAGCTCCGCCTACAGGGGGCGTGACATTTTATAACCCCTCCCAATTTGCACAG tctgttcctcaaagTCATGCTCGACAAGGTCGGTTGGGACAGAGAGAGTACCCCACACTGAAGTAA